The genome window ACATGGACTGTGCGCAGATCTACGACGCCTTCACGCCGCTCGTCATCACCGGCCTCGAGGACTACGGCTTCTGCAAGCGCGGCGAGGGCGGCCCCTTCACCGAAGGCGGCCGGATCGAGCTCGGCGGCGCGCTCCCCGTGCTGACCTCGGGCGGCGGTCTCTCCGAGGCGTACGTGCACGGCTTCAATCTCATCCTCGAAGGCGTGCGGCAGCTCCGCGGCACGTCGGTGAACCAGGTGCCGGGGTGCAAGGCGACGCTCGTCACCGGCGCGTCGGGCGTCGCGACCAGCGCGGTCGTGCTGCGGGCGGAGTAGGGCATGAGCGAGTTCATCGTCGAGACGCAGCTCCACCCCGACTATCCGCTTCCCGACCTCGACGATCCGGTCATGGGCCCGTTCTGGGACGGCGCGCGCGAGGGGAAGCTGATGCAGCAGCGCGATCGGCGGACGGGCGAGATCCACTGGCCGCCGAAGCCGCTCTACTGGAAGGACGGACGGCGCCTCGAGTGGTTCGAGGCGAGCGGGAAGGGGACCGTCTACACCTACGTCGTCGGCCTCGAGCCGTTCCTCCCGGCGTTCGAGCACCTGCTCCCGCACATCATGGTCGTCGTCCAGCTCCCCGAGGGCGGGCGCATCGTGGGACACATGGTGCGATGTACCCCGGACGAGATGTCGATCGGGGCGCGCGTGCGCGTGGTGTTCAAACGGCTGACCGATCGTGTCACGCTTCCGGTGTGGGAGCTCGATCGTTGAAGTCGCTCGCGTACGCAGCGTTCGTCGTCGCCGTCGCCGCGGTCGGGACCGCGCGCGGCGACTCCGCGGCCATCGGCACGGCCCAGCAGAAGCTGGTGGACGCACGGGAGACGCTCAAGAGCGCCAAGGGCACCTTCGGGGGCCACCAGCAGAACGCCGTCAACCTCATCAACCGCGCGATCGAGGAGCTGCAGGCGGCGCAGCGAGAGGACCTGCAGGGCAAGCGGACGGCCGGGCCCCGGCCGACGCCGCCCCGGCGTCCGCAACCGGATCGAATCCAGAAGTACGGCCACTAGGAGGCTGACCCAAGACTCGCTCTGATGTAGGCGTAGAGACTGTAGCCGGCACCCGCCAGAATGGCCGCTCGATCTCTTCCAGCGGACGGCCCGGTTCGTTCGGCCGGAGTCCGTACCGCAGCATCGCGATGAGGTCGGCGCTCACCTCGGGCTTGGAAGTGAAGTAGCTGTGGCCAAAGAGGTCGGTCCTGCCGCGGACCTGGATCACGTCGACGTCGCCCAGCCTGCGAACGTCCTCGATCTGCCCCGGGGTCAGCATCGCCGTGTCGAGGCGCCCGAGCCTGGCGAGGCTTCCGAACAGCCAGCTCGACGCGGCGAGCGCCCTGTCGTCGGGCGACACGTAGACGGTCACACGGAAGCCAGGCGTCCGCTCGAAGACCATTCGTGGGTCCGGCGCCGAGCCGTAGGGCACGTCGGGATCGGAGCGGACTTTGAACATCTTGGCGACGGCCACATCGGCATCGATGTCGGGAGCCATCAGCACGACGTTGCCGATCTTGTAGCGCTGGGCGAGGCTGCTGTGCTGCATGTACGCCTCCATGTTCAGGTCCGATAGCGCAGTGACGAGCACGGCGGTGCCGCGGCTGTGGGCGAGCAGGTGGATCCGCTCGAGCCCCGGGGTCTGGGCAATCGTTCGGATCGTCTTTCGCAAGTGCTCGCTGGCGAAGACGCTCGATTCGTAGTCGACGTTGTAGCCGGCCAGGATGCCGCGGCTTCCCCCCGCGGGCCAGCTGAAGATGCCGCACACGAACTCGCGGCCCAGGAAGTGGCACAGCTCGCCCATCGTCGTCGCGGCATCCTCGAAGGTGTTGTGGTAGCCGTGCACGAACAGCACCACCTCCTTGCGCGGGCTGAGAGCAAGGCGACGCGCGACCTCGGCCTGCAGGCCCTGCGAGGCCCTTTCGTGCGCAGCGATGACGGTGGGTGTACGCGTGACGCCGCCAGCGGTCTCGGTGACCTCGTACGGGATGCTGGGGAAGCGGCCGAGCTCCTGCGTCGGTCCGAGCTTGAGGTCCAGCGACGTCGCCCGCCGGGGAGCCAGGCTCTGCGTGACCAGGGTGTCCCACGTCAGGCCTTCGCCGAACAGGATCGTCGTCGAGCCGAAGGCCACCGAGCGCGACCGGTCGGCCGTGTATGGCTCGGGCTGGTCAGCGCTCCGCGCCGGAGCGCGGTCGGTGACGAACAGCAGATCGAGCGGAGGCCTCCGGGCGTCTGCGTGCACGTCTGTGAACAGCGGCCTGGGCCGCGGGCCGGTGTACAGCACCGGCGTCGGCATCATCGGATGCGTGCCAGCGCATCCGGCCAGCGAGAATGCCGCAACAATGGGGATCAGGCACTGCAGCCGCTTCGACCCCGTCGTCATCTCAGGTCAACCCTCGGCGGGGCGCAGCCGGCGAGCAGCAAGGCAAGCACACCAGATGAGATATGGTTCTCATAGCCCCCACTTCCCAGTGCCCTCTTGTTTGTCGTGGCGGGCCGCTCGTACGAGCGGCCCGCGTAGCTCACGATTCCTGGCTAGTCGCGCGTCAGCGCTCGCTGCGCTTCCAGTTCGAGGGCTTCGTACGACGCCTGTTCGACGGTAACGCCTACGCCCTGGATCGTTCCGCCGTGGAACGTGCCGGGCGACTTGTACTCGGCGCTGACGGCGTCGCCGCTGTCGAACCCGACGCAGAGCCCGTCACCCGAGAGGGTGAACTTGGCCGGCTGCGTCTTCATCGGGCCTTCCGCGACCACCTTATCGTCGATGTACAGCTTCATCGTGCCCAGCGATTCGTGGTGCGGGCCGGCGCCGGTCCGGATGAACTCCATGCCGAGCGTGTAGTTGCCGGGCTTCAACTCCTGCGTCGAGACGAAGTGCTGCTCGGGCTTGATGCCGAGGAAGTTGTAGACGTAGTGGAGCTTGTGGTCCTTGATGAACAGAGCGTGCCCGCCGAAGCGGGAGCCGTGCGCGAAGATCACGCCGGCAGCATCCGGATCAGTGATCTCGACGTTGGCGAGGATCTTGTACGAGCGATTGCGCACGTTGACGGCCACGCCTTCCGGTACCGGAGCCGTGCCTGGGTAGTAGACGTAGCGGTCACGCTTCGGTTCGGCCGAGGGGCGTTCAATCCCCAATATTTCGGGGGCGGTGCGGTCATCCATCGGCAAGGCCAGATTGATTCGGGCTTCCTCGTCCCACGCCTTCTTCAGCGCCTCGAGCTTCTCGGGGTTCTGCTTCGCCAGGTCCGTCGATTCCGAACGGTCCATATCCGTGTGGTAGAGCTGCCACTGGTCCTGGTCGAAATGGCCCTTGCCGTTGAAGGGGGCGTGCACCGTGGCAGCGAGCCAGCCGTCCTCCCACATCCCACGGGTGCCCAGCATGCTGTAGAACTGCCGCTTCTTGCGCGTCGGCGCATCCGGCGTCGCGTCGAAGGTGTACTTCATCGACACGCCGGAGAGCGGGAACTGCTCGACGCCGTGGTACACCTTGGGCATCTGGATGCCGACGACGTCGAGGATCGTGGGTACGATGTCGACGGAATGGTGGTACTGGTTGCGGAGCTCGCCACGCGCCTTGATGCCCTTCGGCCAGGAGATGACGAGTGGATCGGACGTGCCGCCGGAGTACTGCGCGTACCGCTTGAACATCTGGAATGGGGTCGAGAACGCGACCGCCCATCCGGTCGGGAAGTGGTTGTAGGTGTCCGGTGAGCCGAGCTTGTCCATCATCTTCATGTTCTCGGCCAGATCGTCGGGGTAGCCGTTGAAGAACTTGTTCTCGTTGACGGAGCCATTCGGCGTGCCTTCACCGGAGGTGCCGTTGTCGGCGGCGTACAAGACCATCGTGTTCTCGAGCTGTCCGGTCTGCTGCAGGTACTCGATGTCGCGGCCGATCTGGGCGTCGGTGTATTCCGAGAACCCGGCCCAGACCTCGGCCATGTGCGAGAACAGCTTCTTCTCGTCCGCGTTGAGGGAATCCCACGGGCGGACAGCGTCGGCCGGGAGTGCCTGCGATTCCGGCAGCGGGTTGATTGGCGTGAGCTTCGTGCCCTTCGGCAAGACGCCCTTCTCGATCATGCGCGCCAGCACCCACGTGCGGTACGCTTCGTAGCCGTCGTCGAACTTGCCCTTGTACTTGTCGATGTATTCCTGCGGAGCGTGGTGCGGGGCATGATTGGCGCCCGGGTTGTAGAACATGAACCACGGCTTCGAGGGGCTCGAGGACTTCTGGTCCCGGATCATCTTGATCGCCTGATCGGCCAGGTCCTTGGAGAGGTGGTAGCCCTCCTCCGGTGAGTACGGCGGCTCGATGAAGTGGTTGTCCTGGACGAGGTCCGGATACCACTGGTTGGTCTCACCGCCGATGAATCCGTAGTAGCGCTCGAATCCCTGGCCGAGCGGCCACGTCTTCCGGTCGCCACCCTCGGCGACATCCTGCTCGGGAACGTTGTGGTTCTTGCCCAGCCAGAAGGTGCTGTAGCCGTTGTCCTGGAGGACCTGCGCGATGGTGGCGGCTTGCGGCGGGATACGGCCGGCCCAGCCGGGAAACCCATTGGAGGCCTCCGTGATCGCGGCCATGCCGTTCAAGGTGTGGTTGCGTCCCGTCAGAAGCGTGGACCGTGTGGGCGAGCAGAGCGCCACCGTGTGCCACTGCGTGTACGTGAGGCCCTGATCAGCCAGCCGTTGCAGCGTCGGCATCTCGATCCGGCCACCGTACGGCGACCAGGCGGAAAGCCCGGTGTCGTCGTAGAGCACGAACAGGATGTTGGGCGCGCCCGCCGGCGCCTTCTTCGGCGTGAACGGGCCCCAGTCGGCCTTGGAATCCCGGACATCGAGTTTGATGACGCCCTTGAAGTCCTTGTATGGCCCCACGGCTTGGGTCCCCGCGCCCTTCTGCTGTGCACCGACCTGAGCCAAGGGGATGACCGTTGACATGGCAAACAATGCCGTGCCGAGCCATTTGAAAAGTCCCCGTCGCGCCTTCTCTGCCGATTCGTTCACGTTCGCCTCCTCCTGCAGTGTCGCCTCACCCCGGGGTGCCTCGGCGCTTTCTTACGAGCGGTGCCGGCGTCGTCGTTGGCCGAGGTCACCAGAACGTGACTCTTGCCGCCGTTGACGACGTCGTCAGGTTCCAGCTCTCCGTGATCGAGATCGGGATCACCGTCGAAAGTTGAGGGTATACTTGAAGCTTTCGCTGGGTCCACCGCCCCCACTCGAAGTTGCTCCAGAGCATGCTCGGCGTCCGTCCCACCGCCTTGCCATTGGCTTTCTTGCCTTTCCCTCCGGCTGGACGCCATGCACGAAGCCGATGCCGGCGCGGACGAGCGGCAGCAGATGCGCGCTGTGGAGCCGTCATGCCGCGGCCGGCGGAGCCGGCGGCAGCGCGGGAACGCGCGCGTAAGACATCGCGGCGGTGTCGTCCGCGTGTTGTCACGGATCGAGGGCACCATGCGTCTCCCTGGTGGGAGGAAGCTATGGCATCGGAGCACGTCGTCGTCTTGGGAGGAGGGTACGCCGGGCAGATGGCGGCGGCGCGACTCGCGGAGCGCTGCGCCGGGCTCGGGCTCACCGTCGTGGATGCGAGCGCGGAGTTCGTGGAGCGCATTCGACTGCATCAGCTCGCGGCCGGCGAGCGGATGGCCGTGCGGCCGATGCGGAAGATGCTTCCGCGCGGCGCCACCTTCGTCCACGGGCGCGTCGTCACCTGGGAGCCGGACGCTCGTCGCGTCATCGTCGGGTGCGCCGGCGGCGGCCGCCGGAGCCTCGAGTACACCGCGTGCGTGTATGCGCTCGGCAGCCGGAGCGACGTCGCTCGTCTGCCCGGCGGCGCCGAGCACGCGCGCGTGCTCGACGATCCCGCGGCGGCCCGCGCCATCGCATCCGACGTGGCCGTGCTCGCCGCGCGTGGCGGGCGCGTGCTCGTCGTCGGCGGCGGCGCGACCGGGATCGAAGCAGCGGCCGAGCTCGCCGAGCGCCATCCGCGGCTCGAGGTGGCGCTCGCGACGAGCGGTGCGTTCGGCGCGCCGCTGTCCGCGGAAGGCGTCGCGCACGTGCGGGCGGCGCTGCGGCGTCTGCGCGTGACCGTGCGCGAGCACGCGCGCGTGGTCGCGCTCGAGGATGGTGCGGCGCTCGTCGAGGGCGGCCATCGGATCGCATACGATCTCTGCCTGTGGGGCGGCGGCTTTCGCGCGCCGGACCTCGCGCGCCAGGCCGGGCTTCCGGTCGACGGCTCGGGCCGCGTGCGCGTGGACGCGACGCTGCGCGTGCCCGGCCGCCCGGAGATCCTGGTCGCCGGCGACGCCGCGGTGGTCCGCGCCGACGACGGGAGCGAGCTGCGCATGGCGTGCGCGACCGCGATGCCGCTCGGGGTTCATGCCGCGGAGGAGATCGCGCGAGCGCGGTGCGGCGCCTCGCCGCATGCCTTCCGCTTCGCCTACGCCATCCGGTGCATGAGCCTCGGGCGGCGGGACGGCCTCGTCCAGCACGTCGACACCGGCGACCGGCCGCGGCCGCGCGTCTGGACCGGATGGCGCGGGGCGCTCGTGAAGGAGATCGTCTGCCGCTCGACCGTGCTCTCGATCCGGACGGAGTCGCGGCTGCGCATCCCCGTGTACCGCTGGCCCGTTCCGCCGCACGGCGCGCGCCCCTTGCCCATGCCGGCGACGGTGGAGGAATAGGGGTCGTGGATCGCACAGCGACCTTCGAGGAGCACCGCGGGCTCCTCTTCTCGATCGCGTATCGCATGCTCGGCACCGCCAGCGACGCCGAGGACGTCGTGCAGGAGGCGTTCCTGCGCTGGGAGCGCGCGGCCGACGCGGACGTCGCCTCGCCGAAGGCGTTCCTGTCGACGGTCGTGACTCGCCTCGCCATCGATCACCTGCGCGCCGCGCGCACGCAGCGCGAGGAATACGTGGGGCCGTGGCTGCCGGAGCCGCTGGTCGACGAGACGGCGCCGTCGCCCGCCGACCAGATGGTGCTTGCCGAGTCGCTGTCGATGGCGTTCCTGGTCGTGCTCGAGCAGCTCGGCGCCGTCGAGCGTGCCGTGTTCATCCTGCGCGAGGTGTTCGACTACGACTACGCCGAGATCGCGCGCATCGTGGGCAAGACGCCGGAGCACTGCCGCCAGGTGCTGCACCGGGCGCGCGAGCGCGTCGTCGCCGCACGGCGGCGCCCGACGGTGTCGCGCGAGGAGC of Candidatus Eisenbacteria bacterium contains these proteins:
- a CDS encoding OB-fold domain-containing protein, yielding MSEFIVETQLHPDYPLPDLDDPVMGPFWDGAREGKLMQQRDRRTGEIHWPPKPLYWKDGRRLEWFEASGKGTVYTYVVGLEPFLPAFEHLLPHIMVVVQLPEGGRIVGHMVRCTPDEMSIGARVRVVFKRLTDRVTLPVWELDR
- a CDS encoding alpha/beta hydrolase; the encoded protein is MTTGSKRLQCLIPIVAAFSLAGCAGTHPMMPTPVLYTGPRPRPLFTDVHADARRPPLDLLFVTDRAPARSADQPEPYTADRSRSVAFGSTTILFGEGLTWDTLVTQSLAPRRATSLDLKLGPTQELGRFPSIPYEVTETAGGVTRTPTVIAAHERASQGLQAEVARRLALSPRKEVVLFVHGYHNTFEDAATTMGELCHFLGREFVCGIFSWPAGGSRGILAGYNVDYESSVFASEHLRKTIRTIAQTPGLERIHLLAHSRGTAVLVTALSDLNMEAYMQHSSLAQRYKIGNVVLMAPDIDADVAVAKMFKVRSDPDVPYGSAPDPRMVFERTPGFRVTVYVSPDDRALAASSWLFGSLARLGRLDTAMLTPGQIEDVRRLGDVDVIQVRGRTDLFGHSYFTSKPEVSADLIAMLRYGLRPNEPGRPLEEIERPFWRVPATVSTPTSERVLGQPPSGRTSGFDPVADAGAASAGARPSACPAGPLAAPPAAPRSRG
- a CDS encoding arylsulfatase codes for the protein MSTVIPLAQVGAQQKGAGTQAVGPYKDFKGVIKLDVRDSKADWGPFTPKKAPAGAPNILFVLYDDTGLSAWSPYGGRIEMPTLQRLADQGLTYTQWHTVALCSPTRSTLLTGRNHTLNGMAAITEASNGFPGWAGRIPPQAATIAQVLQDNGYSTFWLGKNHNVPEQDVAEGGDRKTWPLGQGFERYYGFIGGETNQWYPDLVQDNHFIEPPYSPEEGYHLSKDLADQAIKMIRDQKSSSPSKPWFMFYNPGANHAPHHAPQEYIDKYKGKFDDGYEAYRTWVLARMIEKGVLPKGTKLTPINPLPESQALPADAVRPWDSLNADEKKLFSHMAEVWAGFSEYTDAQIGRDIEYLQQTGQLENTMVLYAADNGTSGEGTPNGSVNENKFFNGYPDDLAENMKMMDKLGSPDTYNHFPTGWAVAFSTPFQMFKRYAQYSGGTSDPLVISWPKGIKARGELRNQYHHSVDIVPTILDVVGIQMPKVYHGVEQFPLSGVSMKYTFDATPDAPTRKKRQFYSMLGTRGMWEDGWLAATVHAPFNGKGHFDQDQWQLYHTDMDRSESTDLAKQNPEKLEALKKAWDEEARINLALPMDDRTAPEILGIERPSAEPKRDRYVYYPGTAPVPEGVAVNVRNRSYKILANVEITDPDAAGVIFAHGSRFGGHALFIKDHKLHYVYNFLGIKPEQHFVSTQELKPGNYTLGMEFIRTGAGPHHESLGTMKLYIDDKVVAEGPMKTQPAKFTLSGDGLCVGFDSGDAVSAEYKSPGTFHGGTIQGVGVTVEQASYEALELEAQRALTRD
- a CDS encoding FAD-dependent oxidoreductase is translated as MASEHVVVLGGGYAGQMAAARLAERCAGLGLTVVDASAEFVERIRLHQLAAGERMAVRPMRKMLPRGATFVHGRVVTWEPDARRVIVGCAGGGRRSLEYTACVYALGSRSDVARLPGGAEHARVLDDPAAARAIASDVAVLAARGGRVLVVGGGATGIEAAAELAERHPRLEVALATSGAFGAPLSAEGVAHVRAALRRLRVTVREHARVVALEDGAALVEGGHRIAYDLCLWGGGFRAPDLARQAGLPVDGSGRVRVDATLRVPGRPEILVAGDAAVVRADDGSELRMACATAMPLGVHAAEEIARARCGASPHAFRFAYAIRCMSLGRRDGLVQHVDTGDRPRPRVWTGWRGALVKEIVCRSTVLSIRTESRLRIPVYRWPVPPHGARPLPMPATVEE
- a CDS encoding RNA polymerase sigma-70 factor encodes the protein MDRTATFEEHRGLLFSIAYRMLGTASDAEDVVQEAFLRWERAADADVASPKAFLSTVVTRLAIDHLRAARTQREEYVGPWLPEPLVDETAPSPADQMVLAESLSMAFLVVLEQLGAVERAVFILREVFDYDYAEIARIVGKTPEHCRQVLHRARERVVAARRRPTVSREEQERLTHQFLATIATGDVRALAAMLADDVVLWSDGGGKRVAARNPIRGSMRVARFFAGIWRKAPPDVTFRMALVNGQPGVVTYLAGRPYHVMVFDVADGLVTAVRAVVNPDKLRRVPDLH